One window from the genome of Hippoglossus hippoglossus isolate fHipHip1 chromosome 6, fHipHip1.pri, whole genome shotgun sequence encodes:
- the prr33 gene encoding uncharacterized protein prr33: MAVAYSAVTHPGLLSQQYPPPLLPKPGKDNIRLRKLLKRTAKKKASAQAVQSTTPFRSNLSPVNEASPDLEHSDHSTPPRTPETPSNLYGVQQPQRFTVRPLYQHVASPYPQRAAFGRAARFSPQTVAFPSYSYSQHVTSVSSYSSSAHLSGVSAALGPVVQPAVPNISMSAYFVPEITVSPAEVKLTASTTFADTQAGLRPAAAVVTLQPKPKSPGLTPYSTSRSQGLIRPLTVLTPFVKSRSPRPTFKATEPSRSPKPMFDVPQIRMYTASTSFYESSKTPPVYDTTELTDIGSTIPQIKIPTETKQDLTPISEVRRDTAQTPQPSFLGTDPQRKTPTSEINRVITPTLEIKRATPASDIKRATPIPEIKRATQTPDVKKTTPTSEIKKTTPTSEIKRATPTSEIGVAPTFEFQTSRTLTGRPKTPAYHMGRATTPVFEISKANPLLFAVSPIPVEPERSRTPEMASAVSKSTMTIEPRPTETILNGDIFSNVTPAAKPIQQSITRSKSEPSLITEKNKTAAAGSETPKTPTSEPTTSAVTSNSCQRPKTPTFEASRLMTTSPGFKRPKTPTGLSSVAFQRPRTPTQGAHKSAYRGLTPAEYTAYGGIKTYSPAFGIRGSKTSTEEEVKVEKEESADYKTLSQEPSVKEPSITEVSKVKDTPKDVDEPRLREANVSTIPSIPIIVVSQASDTLGTMLTLETSTLSSQATIVQEETVIQQTPKSKPPKPDVKSLKKEETQVKEDIKPKTKTPETTGSLPKGGDQDPLKAVRKLLGKDKVQPAEKKVVTEAKGDVSEQKVKPVTAVTTKAQSSKPSLAAPALPAKAPAAASTESDEKGKDKTAKTVVKTAVEKKESDEALLPAEPLLKVMQKPKGVKSKLSGWSRLKKHMVVEQEEPRFPENVSQKETAGQDQNEVKKCEEKAKDEPDTQDTSQTTDAPKATMMWEAVLFQMFSTKENIMQQIELNKNEEEKTPEKEDELTEIPSFAYRLPVLLFSPKFDAKRLKEAASRPVTKISTVFEMGLIGRKVKDEEPKDFNRVARGFTAP, translated from the coding sequence ATGGCTGTCGCTTACAGTGCCGTCACCCATCCGGGCCTGCTTTCCCAGCAGTACCCTCCACCCCTGCTGCCCAAGCCTGGAAAGGACAACATTCGGCTTCGGAAGCTCCTCAAGAGAACTGCTAAGAAAAAGGCCTCTGCTCAGGCAGTGCAGTCTACAACGCCTTTTCGCTCCAACCTTTCCCCTGTGAATGAAGCAAGTCCTGACCTCGAGCACAGTGACCACTCCACTCCTCCCCGGACTCCAGAGACACCATCCAACCTCTACGGTGTCCAGCAGCCTCAACGGTTTACTGTCAGGCCGCTGTATCAACATGTGGCATCTCCTTACCCGCAGCGTGCAGCTTTTGGCAGAGCAGCAAGGTTCTCGCCACAGACAGTGGCATTCCCATCATACTCATACTCGCAGCATGTCACCTCAGTTTCTTCATATTCATCATCAGCCCACCTTTCTGGAGTCTCAGCAGCTCTGGGGCCAGTCGTACAGCCGGCAGTACCAAACATATCTATGTCAGCTTATTTTGTGCCTGAGATAACAGTGTCACCTGCTGAGGTGAAACTGACAGCTTCTACCACATTTGCTGACACTCAAGCTGGTCtaagacctgctgctgcagtagtAACTCTACAGCCAAAACCCAAAAGTCCAGGTCTGACTCCATATTCAACTTCACGAAGTCAAGGTTTGATTAGACCTCTCACTGTGTTGACCCCGTTTGTCAAATCAAGAAGTCCTCGTCCAACTTTCAAAGCAACTGAACCCTCAAGGTCACCCAAACCGATGTTTGATGTCCCTCAAATTAGAATGTACACAGCAAGCACATCGTTCTATGAGTCATCCAAGACCCCACCAGTGTACGACACAACTGAATTAACTGATATTGGCAGCacaatacctcaaattaaaatACCAACAGAAACGAAACAAGATTTGACCCCAATATCTGAGGTCAGAAGAGACACAGCACAGACACCTCAGCCTTCTTTCTTGGGCACAGATCCCCAGCGAAAAACACCAACTTCGGAGATCAACAGAGTTATAACACCTACCCTTGAAATCAAGAGAGCCACTCCAGCATCTGACATCAAAAGAGCCACTCCAATACCTGAAATCAAGAGAGCTACTCAAACACCTGACGTCAAAAAAACCACTCCAacatctgaaataaaaaaaaccactcCAACATCTGAAATCAAAAGAGCAACTCCAACATCTGAAATTGGAGTTGCACCAACTTTTGAGTTCCAAACATCAAGAACTTTAACAGGGCGGCCTAAAACCCCAGCATACCACATGGGTCGGGCTACAACACCTGTATTTGAAATTTCAAAAGCCAATCCTCTATTGTTTGCAGTGTCACCAATACCAGTAGAGCCAGAGAGGTCAAGAACACCCGAAATGGCTTCTGCTGTGTCCAAAAGCACGATGACTATTGAGCCTAGGCCTACTGAAACAATACTGAATGGGGacattttttcaaatgtgacacCTGCAGCTAAACCAATTCAACAAAGTATAACAAGGTCAAAATCAGAGCCTTCTCTGAtcacagaaaagaacaaaactgctgcagctggttCTGAAACACCTAAAACTCCCACATCTGAGCCAACAACATCAGCAGTCACTTCTAACAGCTGTCAGAGGCCTAAGACTCCAACTTTTGAGGCATCGCGGCTTATGACCACATCACCTGGCTTCAAAAGACCAAAAACACCAACTGGTTTATCATCTGTTGCTTTTCAAAGACCTAGAACCCCAACCCAGGGGGCTCATAAGTCTGCCTATCGTGGATTGACACCAGCAGAATATACTGCTTATGGTGGAATCAAAACTTACTCTCCAGCTTTTGGTATCAGAGGTTCTAAGACATCAACTGAAGAGGAGGTTAAAGTTGAAAAAGAGGAATCAGCAGATTATAAAACACTGAGTCAAGAACCATCTGTGAAAGAACCTTCAATAACTGAGGTGTCTAAAGTTAAAGACACGCCCAAAGATGTAGATGAACCCCGTCTAAGAGAGGCGAATGTTTCCACCATCCCTTCAATCCCTATAATTGTTGTTTCACAGGCATCTGACACTTTAGGAACAATGTTAACACTAGAGACAAGTACGCTATCTAGTCAGGCTACAATAGTACAAGAAGAAACAGTGATTCAACAAACACCAAAGTCTAAACCTCCAAAACCAGATGTGAAAAGTCTGAAAAAGGAAGAAACCCAAGTTAAAGAAGACAtcaaaccaaagacaaaaaccCCAGAAACCACAGGTTCCCTGCCGAAAGGTGGTGACCAAGACCCTCTGAAGGCTGTGAGGAAACTTTTAGGCAAAGATAAAGTTCAGCCTGCAGAGAAGAAAGTTGTAACTGAGGCAAAAGGTGACGTCTCAGAACAAAAAGTGAAACCTGTAACTGCCGTCACAACTAAAGCTCAAAGCTCAAAGCCAAGCTTGGCAGCGCCTGCTCTGCCTGCTAaagcacctgctgctgcatcaacagaaagtgatgaaaaaggaaaagataagACAGCAAAAACAGTGGTTAAAACTGCAGTTGAGAAAAAGGAAAGCGATGAGGCCCTCCTTCCAGCTGAACCCCTTCTTAAGGTCATGCAAAAGCCGAAAGGAGTGAAATCAAAACTGAGTGGTTGGTCCCGACTGAAGAAGCACATGGTAGTGGAGCAAGAGGAGCCCAGATTTCCTGAAAATGTCTCTCAGAAGGAGACAGCTGGGCAGGACCAGAATGAGGTTAAGAAATGTGAAGAGAAGGCCAAAGATGAGCCTGACACTCAAGACACAAGCCAAACCACAGACGCTCCCAAGGCAACAATGATGTGGGAAGCTGTCCTCTTCCAAATGTTTTCCACCAAAGAGAACATCATGCAGCAGATCGAGTTAAACAAAAACGAGGAGGAGAAAACGCCAGAGAAAGAGGATGAGCTAACAGAGATACCTTCATTTGCGTACCGGCTGCCTGTGCTCCTCTTTAGTCCAAAGTTTGACGCTAAAAGGCTAAAAGAGGCAGCATCAAGGCCGGTGACGAAAATTTCAACTGTGTTTGAAATGGGTCTGATTGGGCGGAAAGTTAAAGACGAGGAACCAAAAGACTTTAATAGAGTAGCAAGGGGGTTCACTGCTCCTTAG